A region of Vitis riparia cultivar Riparia Gloire de Montpellier isolate 1030 chromosome 12, EGFV_Vit.rip_1.0, whole genome shotgun sequence DNA encodes the following proteins:
- the LOC117927072 gene encoding uncharacterized protein LOC117927072 isoform X3, with protein sequence MDLRGGPTASVEEIKKYAARERNKELAQLSTVDVQGNDALTSSAVSAAFGSQPQNDTKSSLWQMSKLHGAIPPHMLQQQGSRNIQNGRPQNLPNASLSKGIAASLDEFKYGFPTSGLATASNKWWGSSSPDGYEGTIGNGVEIDEEDKKQSEQLADNGANLLVMDGEKAENEKEEGTIGPQGTGLLTVVRKTTVEEGRKILKIGVGRDHGVLKAGKKERRLLLQIFGSSLPSQWINGSS encoded by the exons TGTTGAAGAAATTAAGAAGTATGCTGCTAGAGAAAGAAACAAGGAACTTGCTCAATTGTCGACGGTTGATGTGCAAGGAAATGACGCTTTAACAAGTTCAGCTGTGTCAGCAGCCTT TGGCTCCCAGCCCCAAAACGATACTAAAAGTTCTCTCTGGCAAATGTCCAAATTACATGGTGCCATACCACCTCATATGTTGCAACAGCAAGGAAGCAGGAACATTCAAAATGGGCGACCCCAGAATCTGCCTAATGCAAGTCTGAGCAAAGGAATTGCAGCCTCTTTGGATGAATTTAAATATGGATTCCCAACAAGTGGTCTAGCAACTGCCTCAAATAAGTGGTGGGGAAGCAGCAGTCCTGATGGCTATGAAGGTACCATTGGTAATGGAGTTGAAATTgatgaagaagacaaaaaacaGTCTGAACAATTGGCAGATAATGGTGCCAATTTGTTAGTAATGGATGGAGAGAAAGCtgaaaatgagaaagaggaGGGCACCATTGGTCCCCAAGGGACAGGTTTATTGACGGTTGTGAGGAAAACTACTGTAGAGGAAGGACGGAAAATACTAAAGATTGGTGTTGGTAGGGATCATGGTGTACTCAAGGCagggaagaaagagagaaggtTGCTGCTTCAAATATTTGGATCTTCATTGCCAAGTCAATGGATAAATGGCTCTTCTTGA
- the LOC117926545 gene encoding T-complex protein 1 subunit epsilon-like, with the protein MALAFDEFGRPFIILRGQEQKSRLRGLDAQKANISAGKAVARILRTSLGPKGMDKILQSPDGDVTITNDGATILEQMDVDNQIAKLMVELSRSQDYEIGDGTTGVVVMAGALLEQAEGLLERGIHPIRVAEGYEMACRIAVEHLEHIAQKFEFGVTNIEPLVQTCMTTLSSKIVNRCKRSLAEIAVKAVMAVADLERRDVNLDLIKVEGKVGGKLEDTELIHGIVVDKDMSHPQMPKHIEDAKIAILTCPFEPPKPKTKHKVDIDTVEKFQTLRLQEQKYFDDMVQKCKDVGATLVICQWGFDDEANHLLMHRNLPAVRWVGGVELELIAIATGGRIVPRFQELTPEKLGKAGLVREKSFGTTKDRMLYIERCANSRAVTIFVRGGNKMIIEETKRSIHDALCVARNIIRNNSIVYGGGSAEISCSIAVEAAADKYPGVEQYAIRAFGDALDSIPMALAENSGLQPIETLSAVKSQQIKDNNAYCGIDCNDVGTYDMREQNVFETLIGKQQQILLATQVVKMILKIDDVISPTDY; encoded by the exons atggCCTTAGCATTCGATGAGTTCGGAAGGCCATTCATAATACTGAGGGGGCAAGAGCAAAAGAGCAGATTGAGAGGTTTGGATGCTCAGAAAGCCAACATTTCTGCCGGAAAAGCGGTGGCTCGGATCCTCCGCACGTCCCTCGGCCCCAAGGGAATGGACAAGATACTTCAGAGCCCCGACGGTGATGTCACCATTA cGAATGATGGTGCAACAATATTGGAGCAGATGGATGTTGACAATCAAATTGCAAAGCTGATGGTTGAGCTATCTCGAAGCCAAGATTATGAAATTGGTGATGGCACAACAGGAGTTGTAGTTATGGCTGGTGCACTTCTAGAGCAGGCTGAGGGGCTACTAGAACGTGGGATTCATCCTATTCGGGTTGCAGAGGGCTATGAAATGGCTTGTAGGATAGCTGTTGAACATTTGGAACACATTGCTCAAAAGTTTGAGTTTGGAGTAACAAATATAGAACCTCTAGTTCAAACTTGCATGACCACTCTATCATCCAAGAT TGTGAATCGATGCAAGCGCAGTTTGGCTGAAATTGCTGTTAAAGCAGTTATGGCAGTTGCAGATTTGGAGAGGAGGGATGTTAACTTAGATTTAATTAAAGTAGAGGGGAAAGTAGGTGGAAAGCTGGAAGATACTGAGTTAATACATGGAATTGTTGTTGACAAGGATATGAGCCATCCACAAATGCCCAAACACATTGAAGATGCCAAAATTGCTATTTTGACATGCCCCTTTGAGCCACCTAAGCCAAAAACTAAGCATAAGGTTGATATTGATACAGTGGAAAAATTCCAGACTTTACGCCTCCAAGAGCAGAAATACTTTGATGACATGGTTCAAAAATGCAAGGATGTTG GTGCTACCTTGGTTATCTGCCAATGGGGGTTTGATGATGAAGCAAATCATTTATTAATGCACAGGAATTTGCCTGCTGTCCGGTGGGTTGGAGGTGTGGAGTTAGAGCTGATAGCAATAGCCACAG GTGGAAGAATTGTGCCGAGGTTCCAAGAATTAACACCAGAAAAGCTGGGCAAG GCTGGTTTGGTTCGAGAAAAATCATTTGGTACCACTAAAGACCGAATGCTGTATATTGAACGCTGTGCAAATTCAAGGGCTGTAACCATATTTGTTCGTGGTG GTAACAAAATGATAATAGAGGAGACAAAGCGTAGCATCCATGACGCACTGTGTGTGGCTAGGAATATCATTCGCAATAATTCTATTGTGTATGGTGGAGGCTCAGCTGAGATTTCTTGCTCTATTGCTGTAGAGGCAGCTGCTGATAAATATCCAGGAGTTGAGCAGTATG CTATCAGGGCATTTGGAGATGCTTTGGATTCAATTCCCATGGCACTTGCAGAGAATAGTGGCCTCCAACCCATCGAAACCCTATCTGCAGTGAAATCTCAGCAAATTAAG GATAACAATGCCTACTGTGGGATTGACTGCAATGATGTTGGCACGTATGATATGCGTGAGCAAAATGTCTTTGAGACTCTCATAGGGAAGCAGCAGCAAATCTTGCTGGCAACACAAGTTGTCAAGATGATTTTAAAGATCGATGATGTCATCTCCCCTACTGATTACTGA
- the LOC117926546 gene encoding receptor-like serine/threonine-protein kinase At1g78530: MGNVRVLAFYITICCIAFIVSKVIISFLLYQRWKRKHSIFQDSISVGKMVIFRSELMRWLTEDVFLKKTMKLTNKDILGSGGYGTVYKLTVNESIAFAVKRLNRGSEDRDKGFERELKAMGDIKHRNIVTLHGYFRSPQYNLLIYELMPNGSLDALLHGKSNNKMTLDWHSRYKIAVGAARGISYLHHDCIPHIIHRDIKSSNILLDDNMEARVSDFGLATLMEPDRTHVSTIVAGTFGYLAPEYYETGRATAKGDVYSFGVVLLELLTGKRPMDETFIEEGTKLVTWVKAVVDEKREEQAIDCNLDSCPVEEVNQVFCVALTCLESEPSKRPTMAEVLKMLEEIKSNKHVS; encoded by the exons ATGGGCAACGTTAGGGTTTTAGCTTTCTATATCACAATATGCTGCATAGCATTCATTGTGTCCAAGGTCATCATTTCATTTCTCCTCTACCAGAGATGGAAGAGAAAGCACAGCATTTTCCAGGACAGCATATCAG TTGGGAAGATGGTGATTTTCAGGTCAGAGTTGATGCGATGGCTGACAGAGGATGTGTTTCTGAAGAAGACGATGAAGCTGACAAATAAGGATATACTGGGATCAGGAGGGTATGGGACGGTGTACAAGCTCACGGTGAATGAGTCGATTGCATTTGCAGTAAAGAGATTGAATAGGGGGAGTGAGGATAGAGACAAGGGGTTTGAGAGAGAGTTGAAAGCAATGGGAGATATCAAGCATAGGAATATTGTAACTCTTCATGGCTACTTCAGATCGCCTCAGTACAATCTTCTTATATATGAGCTAATGCCAAATGGAAGTTTAGATGCATTACTTCATG GAAAATCAAACAACAAGATGACTCTGGACTGGCATTCGAGATACAAAATAGCAGTGGGTGCAGCACGGGGCATATCGTATCTTCACCATGACTGTATCCCTCACATAATTCATAGAGATATCAAATCCAGCAATATACTGCTTGATGATAATATGGAAGCTCGAGTTTCAGATTTTGGACTAGCCACATTAATGGAACCAGATAGGACTCATGTTTCCACAATTGTGGCTGGGACCTTTGGGTATTTGGCTCCAG AGTATTATGAAACAGGTAGAGCAACAGCTAAAGGGGATGTTTACAGCTTTGGGGTTGTTTTGCTTGAGCTCCTAACAGGTAAAAGACCGATGGATGAGACGTTCATTGAGGAAGGGACTAAACTGGTGACCTGG GTGAAAGCAGTTGTTGATGAGAAGAGGGAAGAGCAAGCAATTGATTGTAATTTAGATTCATGTCCCGTGGAAGAAGTCAACCAAGTATTCTGTGTTGCACTAACATGCCTAGAATCCGAGCCATCAAAGCGACCAACCATGGCTGAGGTTCTCAAGATGCTTGAGgagataaaatcaaataaacatgTTTCCTAA